One segment of Bacteroides caecimuris DNA contains the following:
- a CDS encoding DUF4348 domain-containing protein — protein MRAKKFVCCLLAMLLLVGVSFISCGNSSKAKADNELTAQDGENFKSFLDRFTSSAAFQYTRIKFPLKTPITLLADDGETEKTFPFTKEKWPLLDSETMKEERITQEEGGIYVSKFTLNEPKHKIFEAGYEESEVDLRVEFELQADGKWYVVDCYTGWYGYDLPIGELKQTIQNVKEENAAFEEVHP, from the coding sequence ATGAGAGCTAAAAAGTTTGTATGCTGCTTGCTGGCTATGCTGCTGCTTGTTGGTGTTTCGTTTATCTCTTGCGGTAATAGTTCCAAAGCAAAAGCCGATAATGAACTGACTGCGCAGGACGGTGAAAATTTCAAATCCTTTCTGGATAGATTTACTTCCAGTGCAGCCTTCCAGTATACTCGTATCAAGTTCCCATTAAAGACCCCGATTACTTTATTGGCAGATGACGGCGAAACAGAGAAAACATTCCCTTTCACCAAAGAAAAATGGCCGTTGCTGGATAGCGAAACCATGAAAGAAGAACGTATTACTCAGGAAGAAGGGGGAATCTATGTCTCCAAGTTTACGCTGAATGAACCGAAACACAAAATCTTTGAAGCGGGCTATGAAGAGTCCGAAGTGGATTTGCGGGTCGAGTTCGAATTGCAGGCTGACGGGAAATGGTATGTGGTGGACTGCTATACAGGCTGGTATGGATATGACTTGCCGATTGGAGAATTGAAACAAACCATCCAGAATGTGAAAGAAGAGAACGCTGCATTCGAAGAGGTACATCCTTAA
- a CDS encoding chondroitinase family polysaccharide lyase — MMKQLFIKLGVTTLFSLLCSTYLHAQVVTDERMFSFEEPQIPDCISAVQSQLSISDIHYKDGKHSLEWTFEPGAVLQIKKDLKFEKKDPTGKDLYLSAFIVWVYNETSQDATIEFEFLKNGKKCTSFPFGINFTGWRAAWVCYERDMQGTPEEGMNELRIVAPNSKGRLFIDHLITATKVDARQQTADLQVPFVNAGTTNHWLVVYQHSFLKPDIELTPVGDKQREEMQLLEKRFRDMIYTKGKITDKEVENIRKKYDFYQITYKNGQVSGVPIYMVRAAEAYERIIPDWNKDMFTKMGVEMRAYFDLMKKIAVAYNNSTAKPVIREEMKKKFLAMYDHITDQGVVYGSCWGNIHHYGYSVRGLYLAYFLMKDVLREAGKLQEAERTLRWYAITNEVYPKPEVNGIDMDSFNTQTTGRIASILMMEDTPEKLQYLRSFSRWIDYGCRPALGLSGSFKVDGGAFHHRNNYPAYAVGGLDGATNMIYLLSRTEFAVSKLAHETVKNVLLTMRFYCNKLNFPLSMSGRHPDGKGKLVPMHFAMMALAGSPDGKAEYDSEMAFSYLRLISDSGVENDAPEYMPKVSNAEERKVAKLLIEKGFRPEPDPQGNIAMGYGCVSVQRRNNWSAVVRGHSRYLWAAEHYLGANLYGRYLAHGSLQILTAAPGQAVTPATSGWQQEGFDWNRIPGVTSIHLPLEQLQAKVLNVDRYSGMEEMLYSDEAFAGGLSQQKMNGNFGMKLHEHDKYNGSHRARKSYHFIDGMIVCLGSDVENTNTEFPTETTIFQLAVTDKAGHDYWKNYQGDKKVWVDHLGTGYYVPTTIRFEKNFPQRSRMQNTGKETKGDWVSLVIDHGKAPKNGRYEYAVLPQTNETAMKKFAKKPTYKVLQQDRKAHIVESASEQIVSYVLFETPETTLPGGLLQRVDTSCLVMTHKESADKIKLTVAQPDLALYRGPSDEVFDKDGKRIERSIYSRPWINNESSEIPVTVTLKGRWNVEETSFCKVVSSNEKQTILRFGCKDGASFEVELKR; from the coding sequence ATGATGAAACAACTTTTTATTAAATTAGGAGTGACAACTCTATTTTCTCTATTGTGTTCAACATATCTTCATGCGCAAGTCGTAACAGATGAGCGGATGTTTTCCTTTGAAGAACCGCAAATCCCGGATTGCATTTCTGCCGTCCAATCACAATTATCTATCTCGGATATACACTATAAAGATGGAAAACATTCGTTGGAATGGACTTTTGAACCGGGAGCTGTATTGCAGATTAAGAAAGATTTGAAGTTTGAGAAGAAAGACCCGACTGGTAAGGACTTGTATCTTTCAGCTTTTATTGTGTGGGTCTACAATGAAACTTCTCAAGATGCAACTATAGAATTTGAGTTCCTAAAGAATGGAAAGAAATGTACCTCCTTTCCTTTTGGTATCAATTTTACCGGTTGGCGTGCCGCGTGGGTTTGTTACGAGCGAGATATGCAAGGCACACCTGAGGAAGGGATGAATGAACTTCGTATTGTAGCTCCGAATTCAAAAGGACGCCTTTTCATCGACCATTTGATTACAGCTACTAAAGTCGATGCACGTCAGCAGACAGCCGATTTGCAAGTACCTTTTGTGAATGCCGGAACAACTAATCATTGGCTGGTTGTTTATCAACATTCTTTTTTAAAACCGGATATTGAACTAACTCCTGTGGGCGACAAGCAACGGGAAGAGATGCAACTGTTGGAGAAACGCTTTCGGGATATGATCTATACGAAGGGCAAGATCACAGATAAAGAGGTTGAGAATATTCGCAAGAAGTACGATTTCTATCAGATCACTTACAAAAACGGTCAGGTTTCGGGAGTACCTATCTATATGGTACGTGCCGCAGAAGCTTATGAACGAATCATCCCGGATTGGAACAAAGATATGTTCACTAAAATGGGGGTGGAAATGCGTGCTTACTTCGATCTGATGAAAAAAATAGCTGTTGCATATAATAATAGTACGGCGAAACCGGTGATTCGGGAAGAAATGAAGAAGAAGTTTTTGGCAATGTACGACCACATAACCGATCAGGGCGTGGTTTATGGTAGTTGTTGGGGAAATATCCATCATTACGGATATAGTGTTCGCGGTCTGTACTTGGCATATTTCCTGATGAAAGATGTGCTTAGAGAAGCAGGCAAACTTCAAGAAGCCGAACGGACATTACGTTGGTATGCGATTACTAACGAAGTGTATCCCAAACCGGAAGTCAACGGAATTGATATGGACTCTTTCAATACACAGACCACAGGACGTATTGCCAGTATTCTGATGATGGAAGATACACCGGAGAAACTGCAATACTTACGGTCTTTCTCTCGTTGGATTGACTATGGTTGCCGTCCTGCACTGGGGTTGTCCGGTTCATTTAAAGTGGACGGAGGTGCTTTCCATCATCGCAATAACTATCCGGCTTATGCCGTAGGCGGGTTGGATGGAGCAACAAATATGATTTATCTTCTCAGCCGGACGGAGTTTGCCGTTTCCAAATTAGCCCATGAAACGGTGAAAAATGTATTGCTGACCATGCGCTTTTATTGTAATAAACTGAATTTCCCTCTCTCTATGTCCGGTCGTCATCCGGATGGAAAAGGTAAACTGGTTCCTATGCATTTTGCCATGATGGCTTTAGCCGGTTCTCCCGATGGAAAGGCGGAATATGACAGTGAAATGGCTTTTTCTTATCTTCGTTTGATTTCAGATTCAGGCGTTGAGAATGATGCTCCCGAATATATGCCGAAAGTTTCGAATGCTGAAGAACGCAAGGTGGCGAAGCTTCTGATAGAGAAAGGTTTCCGCCCGGAACCGGACCCGCAAGGGAATATAGCAATGGGCTATGGTTGTGTCTCTGTTCAACGTCGCAATAATTGGTCTGCCGTGGTACGTGGACATTCCCGTTATTTATGGGCGGCTGAACATTATTTGGGAGCGAATTTATATGGTCGCTATCTGGCACACGGCAGCTTGCAGATATTGACAGCTGCACCAGGGCAGGCGGTGACTCCGGCCACTAGTGGTTGGCAGCAGGAAGGTTTTGACTGGAACCGTATCCCGGGAGTCACATCTATTCATTTGCCATTGGAACAATTGCAGGCTAAAGTGCTCAATGTAGACCGTTATTCGGGAATGGAAGAGATGCTTTATTCGGATGAAGCTTTTGCAGGCGGGTTGTCTCAACAGAAGATGAATGGTAACTTCGGAATGAAGTTGCACGAGCACGACAAGTATAACGGATCGCACCGGGCACGAAAATCTTACCATTTCATCGATGGAATGATTGTCTGCCTTGGATCGGATGTCGAAAATACAAATACGGAGTTCCCCACTGAAACGACTATCTTCCAATTGGCTGTCACTGATAAGGCGGGACATGACTATTGGAAAAATTATCAGGGAGATAAGAAGGTATGGGTAGATCATTTAGGGACAGGTTATTATGTTCCGACTACCATTCGGTTTGAGAAGAACTTCCCTCAACGTTCGCGAATGCAGAATACAGGAAAGGAAACAAAGGGTGATTGGGTCTCTTTGGTAATAGATCATGGAAAGGCACCGAAAAACGGAAGGTATGAATATGCTGTTTTGCCCCAAACGAATGAAACCGCGATGAAGAAGTTTGCGAAAAAGCCCACTTATAAAGTATTGCAGCAAGACCGGAAGGCACATATTGTAGAGTCCGCTTCCGAGCAGATTGTTTCTTATGTGTTATTTGAGACTCCTGAAACAACGTTGCCGGGTGGTCTGTTGCAGCGTGTGGATACTTCCTGCCTAGTTATGACTCATAAAGAATCTGCTGATAAGATTAAACTGACGGTGGCACAACCTGATTTAGCTTTGTATCGCGGTCCAAGTGACGAAGTGTTTGACAAAGACGGGAAGCGGATTGAACGTAGTATCTACTCTCGTCCGTGGATTAATAATGAAAGCAGTGAAATACCGGTGACTGTGACCTTAAAAGGCCGATGGAATGTGGAAGAAACTTCATTTTGTAAAGTCGTCTCTTCTAATGAAAAGCAAACTATCTTACGGTTCGGTTGCAAAGATGGCGCTAGCTTTGAAGTGGAACTAAAGAGATAA
- a CDS encoding DcaP family trimeric outer membrane transporter, with translation MKKYILLFLCLIIVSGSFAQMQDFKFKFYGQIRTDLYYNSRANVETVDGLFYMYPKDKVRDPDGNDLNSTPNSNFYTLYSRLGVDVAGPKLGTAKTSAKVEVDFRGTGTSYSVIRLRHAYLNLDWGKSAVLLGQTWHPLFGDVSPQILNLSVGAPFQPFSRAPQIRYRYTNKNFQLTGAVVWQSQYTSQGINPDKPKESKKSHEYLKNGCIPEIYVGADYKKDGLLAGVGIELLSLKPRTSALGANGDKYKIDERITTLSYEAHAKYTHKAWFIAAKSVLGSNLTQASGLGGFGIKSVNEHTGEQKYTPIRFSSSWLNVVYGQKWKPGIFVGYAKNLGTSDALYAPNGTDAQVYGTGINLDQLVTAGAELTYNVPHWKFGLEYTLSSAWYGSLNASNGKIRDTHAVCNNRIVAVAMFMF, from the coding sequence ATGAAAAAGTACATTCTCTTATTTCTTTGCCTGATAATCGTATCGGGCAGTTTCGCACAAATGCAGGATTTCAAGTTCAAATTCTACGGACAGATTCGTACTGACTTATATTATAACAGTCGTGCTAATGTAGAGACCGTGGACGGATTGTTTTATATGTATCCGAAAGATAAGGTACGTGATCCGGATGGAAATGATTTGAACTCAACGCCTAACAGTAACTTCTATACTCTTTATTCGCGTCTCGGAGTAGACGTTGCCGGTCCGAAGCTGGGGACAGCCAAGACTTCTGCCAAAGTAGAGGTCGACTTCCGTGGCACAGGTACTTCTTATTCGGTCATTCGACTCCGCCATGCTTATTTGAATCTGGATTGGGGAAAATCGGCTGTATTGCTCGGACAGACTTGGCATCCGTTATTTGGAGATGTGTCGCCACAGATTCTTAATCTCTCCGTAGGAGCGCCATTCCAGCCATTTAGTCGTGCACCTCAAATTCGTTATCGCTATACAAACAAGAATTTCCAACTTACCGGAGCAGTAGTGTGGCAATCACAATACACTTCACAAGGTATCAATCCTGACAAACCGAAAGAGAGCAAAAAAAGTCATGAATACTTAAAGAATGGTTGCATCCCGGAGATATATGTAGGAGCTGACTACAAGAAAGACGGCTTACTGGCAGGTGTCGGCATTGAATTGTTATCATTAAAGCCACGCACAAGTGCCTTGGGAGCGAACGGAGATAAATATAAAATAGACGAACGCATAACTACCCTTTCTTACGAGGCCCATGCAAAATATACCCATAAAGCCTGGTTCATTGCCGCAAAGAGTGTATTGGGTTCCAATCTTACACAAGCTTCCGGATTAGGCGGATTCGGTATTAAGTCAGTCAATGAGCACACCGGAGAACAAAAATATACTCCAATACGTTTCTCCAGCTCCTGGTTGAATGTTGTTTACGGACAGAAATGGAAACCTGGAATCTTTGTAGGTTATGCTAAGAATTTGGGAACAAGCGATGCACTATATGCCCCGAATGGAACTGACGCTCAAGTGTATGGAACGGGAATAAACCTCGACCAGTTAGTAACAGCAGGGGCAGAACTGACCTACAATGTTCCCCACTGGAAATTCGGATTGGAATATACCTTAAGCTCTGCATGGTATGGTTCACTCAATGCCTCCAACGGAAAAATCAGAGATACTCATGCTGTATGCAACAACCGTATTGTTGCTGTTGCCATGTTTATGTTCTAA
- a CDS encoding tRNA-dihydrouridine synthase family protein — protein sequence MQQTLPIHFAPLQGYTDVIYRNAHAACFGGIDTYYTPFVRLEKGGFRHRDVRGIEPGNNEVPHLIPQLIAPSFETTDKILSLFIEKGYKEVDINMGCPFPMLAKRHNGSGILPYPEEVQALLSRLITEYPQISFSIKMRLGWENPEECLKLAPIINELPLRQVVMHPRLGKQQYKGEVDLKAFEAFRGVCKHPLIYNGDIHSVEDIRHIQEQFPGLAGMMIGRGLLANPALALEYRQNRTLEFDEIRERLQSMHKCVYNQYAKQLEGGDEQLLNKMKTFWEYVMPQADRKLLKAIHKSTSLNKYNQAILAFFNQR from the coding sequence ATGCAACAGACTCTTCCTATTCATTTTGCCCCATTACAAGGTTATACCGACGTGATTTACCGTAACGCTCATGCAGCCTGCTTCGGAGGTATAGATACTTATTATACCCCATTTGTACGACTCGAGAAAGGCGGATTCCGCCATAGAGATGTCCGAGGAATCGAGCCTGGGAATAATGAAGTACCCCATCTGATTCCGCAACTGATAGCTCCCTCTTTTGAGACAACAGACAAGATTTTATCCCTATTCATTGAAAAGGGATATAAGGAAGTCGATATCAATATGGGGTGTCCTTTTCCCATGCTGGCTAAACGCCACAATGGTTCCGGTATTCTTCCTTATCCCGAAGAAGTGCAAGCGTTACTTAGCCGGCTGATTACGGAATATCCGCAAATAAGTTTCTCTATCAAAATGAGGTTGGGTTGGGAAAATCCGGAAGAATGTCTGAAACTGGCTCCGATTATCAATGAGCTCCCTCTACGACAAGTGGTTATGCATCCCCGCTTGGGCAAACAGCAATATAAAGGAGAAGTCGACCTTAAAGCGTTTGAAGCCTTCCGGGGAGTCTGCAAACATCCGCTCATCTATAATGGGGATATCCATAGTGTGGAAGATATTCGCCACATTCAGGAACAGTTTCCCGGATTAGCCGGAATGATGATAGGACGGGGATTACTTGCCAACCCGGCATTAGCATTGGAGTATAGACAAAACCGTACACTCGAGTTCGATGAAATAAGAGAAAGATTGCAATCGATGCATAAATGTGTATACAATCAATATGCAAAACAGTTAGAAGGAGGAGACGAACAGCTTCTGAACAAAATGAAAACTTTCTGGGAATATGTAATGCCGCAAGCGGACAGAAAACTACTGAAAGCAATTCATAAAAGCACAAGCCTCAACAAATACAATCAGGCAATCCTTGCCTTTTTTAATCAACGATAA
- a CDS encoding DUF5017 domain-containing protein, with amino-acid sequence MKTIYKSLMTIAFAGLSLASCDKELKEDTAMEVGVVTDSNVSFDGKTVTVKKGSPVTFSFDGDPDFISFFSGEIGHEYKHRDRIEMQPGDVERCEINFSILYDYGNAETIEGSTHILISDQFEGISGNNVEKDKEAVTNCDWTELVSQEDLPKATKITKDYSCPLTSYLGKEISIAFRLNPLDNSATMPVIHIKGLQLNLEFNNGKSTTINAKNFEFSALNVTYNLDDLAKDGGHFNKLKEALGNKNLTLEEMKSAEYADKIAYTTVDGNIPYFWRTSQPNDFVTSGGKKDYTKGDSWLISNPILLNGSCDPDAGVAIKNISQSLEIYSHTYEETGTYTATFVANNVNYVHQGGQVVRELTINVVE; translated from the coding sequence ATGAAAACAATATATAAAAGTTTGATGACTATCGCTTTTGCCGGACTATCCCTGGCTTCATGCGACAAGGAATTAAAAGAAGACACAGCAATGGAAGTGGGTGTGGTGACAGACAGCAATGTCAGCTTCGATGGCAAAACTGTTACTGTAAAGAAAGGAAGTCCGGTAACGTTCAGCTTCGATGGTGACCCTGATTTTATTAGCTTCTTCAGCGGAGAAATAGGCCATGAATACAAACATCGGGACAGAATTGAAATGCAACCGGGAGACGTAGAAAGATGTGAAATCAACTTCTCTATATTATATGACTATGGCAATGCGGAAACCATCGAAGGTTCTACTCACATATTAATATCCGATCAATTTGAAGGAATTAGTGGCAACAACGTGGAAAAAGACAAAGAAGCTGTTACTAACTGTGACTGGACAGAACTTGTCAGCCAGGAAGATCTTCCCAAAGCAACCAAGATTACTAAAGACTATTCTTGCCCTTTGACTTCTTACTTGGGCAAGGAAATCAGCATTGCTTTCCGCCTGAATCCCCTTGACAACAGCGCTACAATGCCTGTTATACATATTAAAGGATTACAACTTAATCTAGAATTCAACAATGGGAAATCAACCACAATTAATGCAAAGAACTTCGAGTTCTCGGCATTGAATGTAACCTACAATTTAGATGATCTTGCAAAAGACGGAGGACATTTCAACAAACTGAAGGAAGCATTAGGAAACAAAAATCTGACACTTGAAGAAATGAAAAGCGCAGAATATGCAGACAAGATAGCATATACCACAGTGGACGGTAATATCCCATATTTTTGGAGAACTAGCCAACCGAATGATTTCGTAACGAGTGGAGGTAAAAAAGATTATACCAAAGGAGATAGTTGGCTTATTTCCAACCCAATCCTCCTCAATGGTTCCTGCGATCCTGACGCCGGTGTAGCCATCAAAAATATCTCGCAATCATTAGAGATATACTCACATACCTACGAAGAAACCGGAACATACACCGCTACTTTCGTAGCCAACAATGTAAACTACGTCCATCAAGGTGGTCAAGTAGTACGTGAACTGACTATAAACGTTGTAGAATAA
- a CDS encoding RagB/SusD family nutrient uptake outer membrane protein gives MKTIKIIIISLLVGLNLTSCDFLEKDPTYTTPENFFKNEADAASWLTGTYAILGQSSFYGNEFLYLVGGDDLGHYGGANRGPNKSGLICNNANTSDPAVAALWYTLYSGINRANIFLENIDAVPDLNDDTRKQYKAEARFLRAFYYFTLVECWGDVPFKTSSTEDAYNLSIPRTDKQTIYDFIIKEMYGSAEDLKSAQDLNYLPGRVSKSAAWGMLARVYMFRAGEPKRDKEVGLANNTTSAEITEYFKKASYYAQLVKNEGHSLAAKYWDFFIDICSDKYNTALNKDGAKANESIWEVEFAGNRSTDVRAEGRIGNIIGIQGKDLSSKASITGKGDPGYAYAFIWNTPKLLELYEANGDIDRCNWNIAPFTYTQSAGEGTPVDGREFVKGKRDEVEQQYWDKSFSYGKTEPGSTYGDRESKNDANKNRNRAAAKYRREYEADKKSKNDTSINFPLLRYSDILLMIAEAENEVNHGPNDLAYECINAVRERAGINKLAANLDETNFREAIKDERAMELCFEYTRRFDLIRWGDYYKLMQEQVNKAQTDESWKFGINVYTYFNIPKSYNYFPIPANEIGSNGAIKTNNPGW, from the coding sequence ATGAAAACAATAAAAATAATCATCATATCACTTCTTGTCGGACTTAACCTGACTTCCTGCGATTTCCTGGAAAAAGACCCGACATACACCACTCCTGAAAACTTCTTCAAAAATGAAGCGGACGCTGCCTCTTGGCTGACAGGAACCTATGCCATTCTGGGACAAAGTTCCTTCTACGGAAATGAATTCTTATACCTTGTAGGAGGTGACGATCTGGGACACTATGGTGGTGCCAACCGCGGACCTAACAAAAGTGGGTTGATCTGCAACAATGCCAATACAAGTGATCCTGCCGTTGCAGCATTGTGGTACACATTATACTCCGGCATCAACAGAGCCAATATTTTCCTGGAAAACATTGATGCAGTGCCCGATCTGAACGACGATACCCGCAAGCAATACAAAGCCGAAGCCCGCTTCTTACGCGCATTCTATTATTTCACTTTGGTAGAATGTTGGGGTGATGTACCTTTCAAGACCAGTTCTACAGAAGATGCCTATAACCTCTCTATTCCGCGTACGGACAAACAGACAATTTATGATTTTATCATTAAAGAGATGTATGGCTCTGCCGAGGATCTCAAATCTGCTCAAGATTTGAACTATTTGCCGGGACGTGTTTCCAAATCGGCAGCTTGGGGAATGTTGGCGCGTGTATATATGTTCAGAGCCGGCGAACCTAAACGTGACAAAGAAGTAGGTTTGGCCAACAATACGACGAGTGCCGAGATTACAGAATATTTCAAAAAAGCAAGTTACTATGCACAGTTAGTCAAGAATGAAGGTCATTCACTGGCTGCCAAATATTGGGATTTCTTTATTGACATTTGCTCTGATAAGTATAACACAGCTCTCAATAAGGATGGTGCCAAGGCTAATGAAAGTATTTGGGAAGTAGAATTTGCAGGTAACCGTTCAACAGATGTACGTGCAGAAGGTAGAATCGGTAATATCATTGGTATTCAGGGTAAAGATCTTTCTTCCAAAGCATCCATCACCGGTAAAGGTGACCCAGGTTATGCATACGCTTTTATCTGGAATACTCCTAAACTGCTCGAATTGTATGAAGCAAACGGCGACATTGACCGTTGCAACTGGAACATCGCCCCATTCACTTACACCCAGTCGGCAGGAGAAGGTACTCCGGTAGACGGTCGTGAATTTGTAAAGGGAAAAAGAGATGAAGTGGAACAACAATACTGGGACAAATCCTTCAGCTATGGTAAAACAGAGCCGGGGTCTACTTACGGTGACCGTGAATCGAAGAACGATGCCAATAAGAACCGCAACAGAGCTGCCGCCAAATATCGCAGAGAATATGAAGCAGACAAGAAGAGTAAAAACGATACTTCCATCAACTTCCCTCTTCTCCGTTACTCTGACATTCTGCTAATGATTGCAGAGGCAGAGAATGAGGTCAACCATGGTCCTAATGATCTAGCTTATGAATGTATCAACGCAGTAAGAGAGCGTGCAGGAATCAACAAACTTGCTGCAAATCTGGATGAAACCAACTTCCGTGAAGCAATCAAAGACGAACGTGCTATGGAACTCTGCTTCGAATATACACGCCGTTTCGACCTGATCCGTTGGGGAGACTATTACAAACTGATGCAAGAACAAGTAAATAAAGCTCAAACTGACGAATCCTGGAAATTCGGAATCAATGTATATACTTACTTCAATATTCCGAAATCTTACAATTATTTCCCGATTCCTGCCAATGAAATAGGATCAAACGGTGCTATCAAGACGAATAATCCGGGTTGGTAA